A single genomic interval of Mycobacterium sp. DL592 harbors:
- a CDS encoding Rieske 2Fe-2S domain-containing protein, producing MTSGVREIDTGTLPDRYARGWHCLGPVRDYLDGKPHAINAFGTKLVVFADDSGAVHVLDAYCRHLGGDLSQGTVKGDAIACPFHDWRWGGDGRCRLVPYAKRTPRLARTRSWETDVRSGLLFVWHDHEGNPPQPEVRIPEIPEWSGGEWTDWKWNSMLIEGSNCREIVDNVTDMAHFYYIHFGLPTYFKNVFEGHIASQYLHNVGRPDINDMGTAYVESHLDSEASYFGPSFMINWLHNVYGGFKAESILINCHYPVTQDSFMLQWGVIVEKPKGLDDKMSDKLSDAMVSGVSKGFLQDVEIWKHKTRIENPLLVEEDGAVYQMRRWYQQFYVDVADITPDMVDRFELEVDTAPANEKWKVEVEENLKRQADQAGQPAT from the coding sequence GTGACAAGCGGCGTTCGCGAGATCGACACCGGAACCCTGCCGGACCGGTATGCCAGGGGATGGCACTGCCTCGGCCCGGTCAGAGATTACCTGGACGGTAAGCCGCACGCGATTAACGCGTTCGGCACCAAACTGGTGGTCTTCGCCGACGATTCCGGAGCGGTGCACGTCCTCGACGCGTACTGCCGCCACCTCGGCGGTGACCTATCCCAGGGCACCGTGAAGGGCGACGCGATCGCCTGCCCGTTCCACGACTGGCGCTGGGGTGGCGACGGCCGCTGCCGGCTGGTGCCCTACGCCAAGCGCACCCCGCGTCTCGCCCGCACCCGCTCCTGGGAGACCGACGTGCGCAGCGGGCTGCTGTTCGTCTGGCACGACCACGAGGGCAATCCGCCGCAGCCCGAGGTCCGCATCCCGGAGATCCCCGAGTGGTCGGGTGGCGAGTGGACCGACTGGAAGTGGAACTCGATGCTGATCGAGGGCTCCAACTGCCGCGAGATCGTCGACAACGTCACCGACATGGCGCACTTCTACTACATCCACTTCGGGCTGCCGACGTACTTCAAGAACGTCTTCGAAGGTCACATCGCCTCGCAGTACCTGCACAATGTCGGGCGCCCCGACATCAACGACATGGGCACCGCATACGTAGAGTCTCATCTGGATTCGGAGGCGTCGTACTTCGGCCCGTCGTTCATGATCAACTGGCTGCACAACGTCTACGGCGGGTTCAAGGCTGAGTCGATCCTGATCAACTGCCACTACCCGGTGACGCAGGACTCGTTCATGCTGCAGTGGGGCGTGATCGTCGAGAAGCCCAAGGGCCTCGACGACAAGATGAGCGACAAGCTCTCCGACGCGATGGTCTCCGGTGTCAGTAAGGGCTTCCTGCAGGACGTGGAGATCTGGAAGCACAAGACGCGCATCGAGAATCCGTTGCTGGTCGAGGAGGACGGCGCGGTCTACCAGATGCGCCGCTGGTATCAGCAGTTCTACGTCGACGTCGCCGACATCACCCCCGACATGGTTGACCGCTTCGAACTCGAGGTCGACACCGCCCCGGCCAACGAGAAGTGGAAGGTCGAAGTCGAGGAGAACCTCAAGCGCCAGGCCGACCAAGCAGGGCAGCCGGCGACATGA
- a CDS encoding gamma carbonic anhydrase family protein → MPMYSFEGRSPKVDPTAFVAPTAVLIGDVTVEAGASVWFNAVLRGDYAPIVIREGANVQDGSVLHAPPGIPVDLGPGATIAHMCTIHGAHIGAEALVANHCTVLDGAVIGARSMIAAHSLVVGGTHIPDEVLVTGAPAKVKGPIAGTGAEVWVNLNPKAYQDLAQRYLVGFEEI, encoded by the coding sequence ATGCCGATGTATTCGTTCGAGGGCCGATCGCCCAAGGTGGACCCAACCGCGTTCGTCGCACCCACCGCGGTCCTGATCGGTGACGTGACCGTCGAAGCAGGCGCATCGGTGTGGTTCAACGCCGTGCTGCGCGGTGACTACGCGCCCATCGTCATCCGCGAGGGGGCCAACGTGCAGGACGGTTCGGTGCTGCACGCGCCGCCGGGAATCCCGGTCGACCTCGGCCCCGGCGCGACGATCGCGCACATGTGCACCATCCACGGCGCCCACATCGGCGCGGAGGCGCTGGTGGCCAATCACTGCACCGTGCTCGACGGCGCGGTGATCGGGGCCCGCAGCATGATCGCCGCGCACTCACTGGTGGTCGGCGGCACGCATATCCCCGACGAGGTGCTGGTCACGGGTGCGCCGGCGAAGGTCAAGGGGCCGATCGCCGGAACGGGCGCCGAGGTGTGGGTGAACCTCAACCCGAAGGCCTACCAGGATCTGGCGCAGCGCTACCTGGTTGGTTTCGAGGAGATCTGA
- a CDS encoding nuclear transport factor 2 family protein, translating into MARDKEAWLAVFADDAIVEDPIGPSHFDPEGNGHRGKEAIAKFYDMAIAPSKLSFHFEKTYQCGNEEANVGHIVIESAGYRVVAEGVFTYKVNDEGKMVALRAFWELDQAAKSAQKL; encoded by the coding sequence ATGGCGCGGGACAAAGAGGCCTGGCTCGCCGTGTTCGCCGACGACGCGATCGTCGAGGACCCGATCGGTCCGTCGCATTTCGATCCCGAGGGCAACGGCCACCGGGGCAAAGAGGCGATCGCGAAGTTCTACGACATGGCGATCGCGCCCAGCAAGCTGTCCTTCCATTTCGAGAAGACCTATCAGTGCGGCAACGAGGAGGCCAACGTGGGCCACATCGTGATCGAGTCCGCGGGATACCGGGTGGTGGCCGAGGGGGTGTTCACCTACAAGGTGAACGACGAGGGCAAAATGGTTGCACTGCGGGCCTTTTGGGAACTCGATCAGGCGGCGAAGAGCGCGCAGAAACTCTGA
- a CDS encoding TIGR03619 family F420-dependent LLM class oxidoreductase, with the protein MQYTVSVAMSPLDDLLEIAKAAEEFGFDNIALPDSIFYMEKQSTDYPYTPDGSRMWDQNTPWVDPLILAGAMGAVTSKIRFYTNVMKLGSRNPLLLARQVGSVANLTKNRFGFGVGIGWAPEEFEWCGVPYAKRGKRIDEMIEVIKMVLAGGMVEFHGEFYDFDKLQMSPAPSKPVPFYVGGHTEVALKRAARVSDGWTSAMMTCDQLAETIGTLKRLLAENGRAGDPFEYQAVCIDKFGVDGHRDLAAAGVTDYIGIPWVFEGLGFDAPVDKKIDAMKRFAETYIESGWQDQ; encoded by the coding sequence ATGCAGTACACCGTCAGCGTGGCGATGAGCCCGCTCGACGACCTGCTGGAGATCGCCAAAGCCGCCGAAGAGTTCGGGTTCGACAACATCGCGCTGCCGGACTCGATCTTCTACATGGAGAAGCAGTCCACCGACTACCCGTACACCCCCGACGGTTCACGAATGTGGGATCAGAACACCCCGTGGGTGGATCCGCTCATCCTCGCCGGCGCCATGGGGGCGGTGACGTCGAAGATCCGCTTCTACACCAACGTGATGAAGTTGGGTTCCCGCAACCCGCTGCTGCTGGCACGCCAGGTCGGCTCGGTGGCCAACCTGACCAAGAACCGGTTCGGGTTCGGCGTGGGAATCGGTTGGGCACCTGAAGAATTCGAGTGGTGTGGGGTGCCCTACGCCAAGCGTGGCAAGCGCATCGACGAGATGATCGAGGTCATCAAGATGGTCCTGGCCGGCGGCATGGTGGAGTTCCACGGTGAGTTCTACGACTTCGACAAGCTGCAGATGAGTCCGGCCCCGTCGAAGCCGGTGCCGTTCTACGTCGGCGGGCATACCGAGGTGGCGCTCAAACGCGCCGCTCGCGTCAGTGACGGCTGGACCAGCGCCATGATGACCTGTGACCAGCTGGCCGAGACTATCGGCACGCTCAAGAGGCTGCTGGCCGAAAACGGCCGCGCCGGTGATCCTTTCGAATACCAGGCCGTCTGCATTGACAAGTTCGGTGTCGACGGCCATCGCGACCTGGCCGCTGCGGGAGTCACCGACTACATCGGTATCCCGTGGGTGTTCGAGGGCCTCGGCTTCGACGCTCCGGTGGACAAGAAGATCGACGCGATGAAGCGGTTCGCCGAGACCTACATCGAGTCCGGCTGGCAGGACCAGTGA
- a CDS encoding thiolase domain-containing protein codes for MAGKNLAAVLGTGQTKYVAKRKDVSMNGLVREAIDRALADSGSTFDDIDAVVVGKAPDFFEGVMMPELFMADAVGATGKPLIRVHTAGSVGGSTAIVAASLVQSGKYRRVLAMAWEKQSESNAMWGLSIPVPFTKPVGAGAGGYFAPHVRAYINRSGAPKHIGAIVAVKDRLNGAKNPLAHLHQPDITVEKVMESPMLWDPIRYDETCPSSDGACAIVIGNEEIADKRVAEGQPVAWIHATALRTEPLAYAGRDQVSPQAGRDAAAALWKAAGITSPIDEIDAAEIYVPFSWFEPMWLENLGFAAEGEGWKLTEAGETAIGGKIPVNASGGVLSSNPIGASGMIRFAESAIQVMGKAGDHQVKNARKALGHAYGGGSQYYSMWVVGSDKPAKP; via the coding sequence ATGGCCGGCAAGAATCTCGCCGCGGTGCTGGGCACCGGGCAGACCAAGTACGTCGCCAAGCGCAAGGACGTGTCGATGAACGGCCTGGTGCGCGAGGCCATCGACCGGGCTCTCGCTGACTCCGGCTCGACGTTCGACGACATCGACGCCGTGGTCGTCGGCAAGGCGCCCGACTTCTTCGAGGGCGTCATGATGCCGGAGCTGTTCATGGCCGACGCCGTGGGCGCGACGGGCAAGCCGCTGATCCGGGTGCACACCGCCGGTTCGGTGGGCGGATCGACCGCGATCGTGGCCGCCAGCCTGGTGCAGTCCGGCAAGTACCGGCGCGTGCTGGCGATGGCGTGGGAGAAGCAGTCCGAGTCGAATGCCATGTGGGGCTTGTCGATTCCGGTGCCCTTCACCAAGCCGGTGGGCGCCGGGGCCGGCGGGTACTTCGCCCCGCACGTCCGCGCCTACATCAACCGGTCCGGTGCACCCAAGCACATCGGCGCGATCGTCGCGGTCAAGGACCGGCTCAACGGCGCCAAGAACCCGCTTGCGCATCTGCATCAGCCCGACATCACCGTGGAAAAGGTGATGGAGTCGCCGATGCTGTGGGATCCGATCCGCTACGACGAGACCTGCCCGTCGTCGGACGGCGCATGCGCGATCGTGATCGGTAACGAGGAGATCGCCGACAAGCGGGTGGCCGAGGGCCAGCCTGTGGCCTGGATTCACGCCACCGCACTGCGTACCGAGCCGCTGGCCTACGCCGGTCGCGACCAGGTCAGCCCGCAGGCGGGCCGCGACGCTGCGGCAGCGCTGTGGAAGGCCGCCGGCATCACGAGCCCGATCGACGAGATCGACGCCGCCGAGATCTACGTGCCGTTCTCCTGGTTCGAGCCGATGTGGCTGGAAAACCTCGGGTTTGCCGCCGAAGGCGAGGGCTGGAAGCTCACCGAGGCCGGCGAGACGGCGATCGGCGGCAAGATTCCCGTCAACGCCTCCGGCGGTGTGCTCTCGTCGAATCCGATCGGCGCCTCGGGCATGATCCGTTTCGCCGAGTCGGCGATCCAGGTGATGGGCAAGGCGGGCGACCACCAGGTCAAGAACGCCCGTAAGGCGCTGGGACATGCTTACGGTGGCGGGTCGCAGTACTACTCGATGTGGGTGGTCGGCAGCGACAAACCCGCCAAGCCGTGA
- a CDS encoding thiolase domain-containing protein — protein MSDRDVAVVGFAHAPHVRRTDGTTNGVEMLMPCFAQLYDELGLKQTDIGFWCSGSSDYLAGRAFSFISAIDSIGAVPPINESHVEMDAAWALYEAYIKLLTGEIDTALVYGFGKSSAGTLRRVLALQTDPYTVAPLWPDSVSMAGLQARFGLDTGKWTEEQMAQVALDAFAAAPRTDAEKAPTSSDEAMSISELLSRPYFADPLRKHDIAPITDGASAIVLAVGDRAKELRERPAWITGFEHRIETPVLGARDLTTSPSTAASAKVATNGDAGSIEVAEIYAPFSHQQLILTEAIGLPDSAKINPSGGALAANPMFSAGLERIGFAARHIFEGSAQRVLAHATSGPALQQNLVAVLEGKDA, from the coding sequence ATGTCTGACCGCGATGTAGCAGTCGTCGGGTTCGCACACGCACCGCACGTGCGGCGCACCGACGGCACCACCAACGGCGTCGAAATGCTGATGCCATGTTTCGCCCAGCTCTACGACGAGCTCGGGCTCAAGCAGACCGATATCGGCTTCTGGTGCTCGGGATCCTCCGATTACCTTGCCGGGCGCGCCTTTTCGTTCATCTCGGCGATCGACTCGATCGGCGCGGTGCCGCCGATCAACGAGTCGCACGTCGAGATGGACGCAGCGTGGGCCCTCTACGAGGCCTACATCAAGCTGCTGACCGGCGAGATCGACACCGCGCTGGTGTACGGCTTCGGCAAGTCCTCGGCGGGCACCCTGCGCCGCGTGCTCGCGCTGCAGACCGACCCCTACACCGTCGCGCCGCTGTGGCCCGACTCGGTGTCGATGGCCGGACTGCAGGCGAGGTTCGGTCTCGACACCGGCAAGTGGACCGAAGAGCAGATGGCCCAGGTTGCCCTTGATGCGTTCGCCGCGGCCCCCCGTACCGACGCCGAGAAGGCTCCGACGTCCTCAGACGAGGCGATGAGCATCTCCGAGCTGCTGTCGCGCCCGTACTTCGCCGACCCGCTGCGCAAGCACGACATCGCGCCGATCACCGACGGCGCCTCGGCCATCGTGCTCGCTGTCGGCGACCGCGCGAAGGAACTGCGCGAAAGGCCGGCCTGGATCACCGGTTTCGAGCACCGCATCGAAACCCCGGTGCTCGGGGCGCGCGACCTGACCACCTCCCCGTCGACGGCGGCCTCGGCCAAGGTGGCCACCAACGGCGACGCCGGCTCGATCGAGGTCGCCGAGATCTACGCCCCGTTCAGCCACCAGCAGCTGATCCTCACCGAGGCGATCGGACTGCCGGATTCGGCCAAGATCAACCCGTCCGGCGGTGCGCTGGCAGCCAACCCGATGTTCTCGGCAGGCCTGGAGCGCATCGGCTTCGCCGCCCGCCACATTTTCGAGGGGTCCGCGCAGCGGGTGCTGGCGCACGCGACCAGCGGCCCTGCGCTGCAACAGAACCTGGTGGCCGTGCTCGAGGGGAAGGACGCCTGA
- a CDS encoding Zn-ribbon domain-containing OB-fold protein: protein MTASQSSPALTDSHEPPLSAPLELSFDYTRSVGPTLSAFFTALRERRIVGVRGSDGRVLVPAAEYDPVTYEPLTEIVPVASVGTVVSWTWQPEPLEGQPLDRPFAWALIKLDGADTTLLHAVDGQIKTGDRVHAHWVDEPTGSITDIAYFVPGEHAEDVPAVDDDRDPVTMLVVPTRIEIQHTASAPESAYLRALQNGKLLGGRTGENGKVYFPPREADPATGKELDTFAELPDKGTVTTFAIINIPFAGQRIKPPYVAAYILLDGADIPFLHLVSDIDAADVRMGMRVEAVWKPQEDWGLGIDNIEYFRPTGEPDAEYDTYKHHL, encoded by the coding sequence GTGACAGCCAGCCAAAGCAGCCCTGCCTTGACCGATTCGCACGAGCCGCCCCTTTCGGCGCCGCTGGAACTGTCGTTCGACTACACCCGTTCAGTCGGACCGACCCTCAGCGCCTTCTTCACCGCACTCCGCGAGCGCCGCATCGTCGGTGTCCGCGGGTCCGATGGACGGGTCCTCGTGCCTGCCGCCGAATACGACCCGGTCACCTACGAGCCACTGACGGAGATCGTACCGGTGGCGAGCGTCGGAACAGTGGTGTCCTGGACGTGGCAGCCTGAGCCGCTTGAGGGTCAGCCGCTCGACCGACCGTTCGCCTGGGCACTGATCAAACTCGACGGCGCCGACACCACGCTGCTGCACGCCGTCGACGGACAGATCAAGACCGGCGACCGTGTGCATGCGCACTGGGTCGACGAGCCGACCGGATCGATCACCGACATCGCCTACTTCGTGCCCGGCGAGCACGCCGAGGACGTCCCAGCCGTCGACGACGATCGGGACCCGGTGACGATGCTGGTGGTTCCGACCCGCATCGAGATCCAGCACACGGCCTCAGCCCCGGAAAGCGCGTACCTGCGTGCGCTGCAGAACGGCAAGTTGCTCGGCGGCCGCACCGGCGAGAACGGGAAGGTTTACTTCCCGCCGCGCGAGGCCGATCCGGCCACCGGCAAGGAGCTCGACACCTTCGCCGAACTGCCCGACAAGGGCACCGTGACGACATTCGCGATCATCAACATCCCCTTTGCCGGGCAGCGCATCAAGCCGCCCTACGTCGCGGCCTACATCCTGCTCGACGGCGCCGACATCCCCTTCCTGCACCTGGTTTCGGATATCGACGCTGCCGATGTCCGGATGGGCATGCGGGTCGAAGCGGTGTGGAAGCCCCAGGAGGACTGGGGCCTGGGCATCGACAACATCGAGTACTTCCGGCCAACCGGTGAACCGGACGCCGAATACGACACCTACAAGCACCACCTGTAA
- a CDS encoding LLM class F420-dependent oxidoreductase codes for MKLGLQLGYWSAQPPTNHAELVAAAEEAGFDTVFTAEAWGSDAFTPLAWWGRETTRMRLGTSVVQLSARTPTACAMASLTIDHLSGGRHILGLGVSGPQVVEGWYGQRFPKPLARTREYIDIVRKVWARQGPVTSDGPHYPLPLTGEGTTGLGKPLKPIVHPLRADIPIMLGAEGPKNVALAAEICDGWLPIFYSPRIAGMYNEWLDEGFARPGARRSREDFEICATAQLIVTDDRPAVMELMKPHLALYMGGMGAEDTNFHADVYRRMGYAEVVDDVTRLFRSDRKDDAAKAIPDELVDDSAIVGDIDYVRKQIPLWEAAGVTMMVIGARSVEQITEAAALL; via the coding sequence ATGAAGCTCGGACTTCAGCTCGGGTATTGGAGCGCTCAGCCCCCCACGAACCATGCCGAACTCGTGGCTGCTGCCGAGGAGGCCGGTTTCGACACGGTGTTCACGGCCGAGGCGTGGGGCTCGGATGCGTTCACCCCGCTGGCCTGGTGGGGCCGGGAGACCACGCGCATGCGCCTGGGCACCTCGGTCGTGCAGCTCTCGGCACGCACGCCCACGGCGTGCGCGATGGCCTCGCTGACCATCGACCACCTCTCCGGCGGCCGCCACATCCTGGGCCTGGGCGTCTCCGGACCGCAGGTCGTGGAGGGCTGGTACGGGCAGCGCTTCCCCAAGCCGTTGGCGCGCACCCGCGAGTACATCGACATCGTGCGCAAGGTCTGGGCGCGCCAAGGCCCCGTCACCAGCGACGGCCCGCACTACCCGCTGCCGCTGACCGGCGAGGGCACCACCGGACTGGGCAAGCCGCTCAAGCCGATCGTGCACCCGCTGCGTGCCGACATCCCGATCATGCTCGGCGCCGAAGGACCGAAGAACGTGGCGCTGGCCGCCGAGATCTGCGACGGCTGGCTGCCGATCTTCTACTCCCCGCGCATTGCCGGCATGTACAACGAATGGCTCGACGAGGGCTTCGCCCGCCCGGGTGCGCGCCGCTCCCGGGAAGACTTCGAAATCTGCGCCACCGCGCAGCTGATCGTCACCGACGACCGGCCCGCGGTCATGGAGCTGATGAAGCCGCACCTGGCGCTCTACATGGGCGGCATGGGCGCCGAGGACACCAACTTCCACGCCGATGTCTACCGGCGGATGGGCTACGCCGAGGTCGTCGACGACGTCACCCGGCTGTTTCGCAGCGACCGCAAAGACGACGCCGCCAAGGCCATCCCCGACGAACTCGTCGACGACTCCGCCATCGTCGGCGACATCGACTACGTCCGCAAACAGATCCCACTATGGGAAGCCGCCGGCGTCACCATGATGGTCATCGGCGCCCGCAGCGTCGAGCAGATCACGGAAGCCGCCGCCCTGTTGTAG
- a CDS encoding acetoacetate decarboxylase family protein, translating into MSESQHTIAGTVLTMPVRIRKADVHNAMFSVPAEAAQKLIDYSGLQVCQFRPGRAMVNLMLARYIDGDLGKYHEFGTSVMVNPPGSNAHGLKALGDAAAFIHHLPVDQSFTLEAGRTIWGYPKIMAEFKVRDANPFSFEVSEGGSLIAAMEFSRGLPIPSFRARPQALTSYTSNNGTLREVHSEMTNSGLRMRPAGVRLTLGDHPYAKELASLGLPKRAMMATSVANVAMVFGDATILS; encoded by the coding sequence ATGTCTGAGTCGCAGCACACCATCGCCGGCACGGTTTTGACCATGCCCGTACGTATTCGCAAAGCCGATGTTCACAATGCGATGTTCTCGGTGCCTGCCGAGGCCGCCCAGAAGCTCATTGACTACAGCGGGCTTCAGGTCTGCCAGTTCCGCCCGGGCCGCGCGATGGTCAACTTGATGCTCGCCCGCTATATCGACGGCGACCTGGGCAAGTACCACGAGTTCGGCACGAGCGTGATGGTGAACCCACCCGGCTCGAACGCTCATGGCCTCAAGGCGCTCGGCGATGCCGCGGCGTTCATCCACCACCTGCCGGTCGACCAGTCCTTCACTTTGGAAGCGGGCCGGACGATTTGGGGCTACCCGAAGATCATGGCCGAGTTCAAGGTGCGCGACGCCAACCCGTTCTCGTTCGAGGTCAGCGAAGGCGGATCGCTGATCGCCGCAATGGAGTTCAGCCGCGGCCTGCCGATCCCGTCGTTTCGCGCACGCCCCCAGGCGCTGACGTCCTACACCTCCAACAACGGCACGTTGCGTGAGGTGCACTCGGAGATGACCAATTCCGGGCTGCGGATGCGGCCGGCAGGGGTCCGGCTCACGCTCGGTGACCACCCCTACGCCAAGGAGCTGGCGTCGCTGGGCCTGCCCAAGCGGGCCATGATGGCGACGTCGGTGGCCAACGTCGCGATGGTCTTCGGCGACGCAACGATCCTCAGTTGA
- a CDS encoding cytochrome P450 has protein sequence MTGTLAGTKPDVDLTNGNFYSDRNAHEVYRWMRANEPVFRDRNGLAAAATYQAVIDAERDPETFSNTGGIRPDQPGMPYMIDMDDPSHLLRRKLVNAGFTRKRVMDKLAGIDVLCDTLIDAVCEQGECDFVRDIAAPLPMAVIGDMLGVLPAERATLLKWSDDLVCGLNSAADEETLQAVMDAFAGYSAYAVETIAKRRTEPTDDLFSILVNSEVEGQRMDDQEIIMETLLILIGGDETTRHTLSGGTEQLLRNQDQWAQLIADDSLVAGAIEEMLRWTSPVKNMARTAMRDVEFHGTELRLGEKMLLMFESANFDESVFGDPETFRIDRNSNSHLAFGFGTHFCLGNQLARLELSTMLRKLLVRLPDLRLADGAQVPLRPANFVSGPEAMPVVFTPTKRVLS, from the coding sequence ATGACGGGCACTTTGGCCGGCACCAAGCCGGACGTGGATCTCACCAACGGCAACTTCTACTCAGACCGCAACGCCCACGAGGTGTACCGCTGGATGCGGGCGAACGAGCCGGTGTTCCGGGACCGCAACGGGTTGGCCGCTGCGGCAACGTATCAGGCCGTGATCGACGCGGAGCGCGACCCGGAGACGTTCTCCAATACCGGCGGGATCCGGCCGGATCAGCCCGGTATGCCGTACATGATCGACATGGATGATCCGTCACATCTGTTGCGCCGCAAGCTCGTCAACGCGGGATTCACCCGCAAGCGGGTGATGGACAAGCTGGCCGGTATCGACGTGCTGTGCGACACGCTGATCGACGCGGTGTGCGAGCAAGGTGAGTGCGACTTCGTCCGCGACATCGCCGCACCGCTGCCGATGGCGGTGATCGGCGACATGCTCGGAGTGCTTCCGGCCGAACGCGCGACGCTGTTGAAGTGGTCCGACGACCTGGTGTGCGGGCTGAACTCGGCTGCCGACGAAGAGACGCTGCAAGCGGTGATGGACGCGTTCGCCGGATACTCCGCCTACGCCGTCGAGACGATCGCCAAGCGGCGTACCGAGCCCACCGACGACCTGTTCTCGATCCTGGTCAACTCCGAGGTCGAGGGCCAGCGGATGGACGACCAGGAAATCATCATGGAGACACTGCTGATCCTCATCGGTGGTGACGAGACGACCCGCCACACCTTGTCGGGAGGGACGGAACAGCTTCTGCGCAACCAGGATCAGTGGGCGCAGCTGATCGCCGACGACTCCTTGGTGGCGGGGGCGATCGAGGAGATGCTGCGCTGGACGTCGCCGGTGAAGAACATGGCCAGGACCGCGATGCGTGACGTCGAGTTCCACGGCACCGAGTTGCGCCTGGGCGAGAAGATGCTGCTGATGTTCGAGTCGGCGAACTTCGACGAGTCGGTGTTCGGCGACCCGGAGACCTTCCGCATCGACCGTAACTCGAACAGCCACTTGGCATTCGGCTTCGGAACCCACTTCTGCCTCGGCAACCAGCTGGCCCGTCTGGAACTCAGCACGATGCTGCGCAAGTTGCTGGTGCGGCTGCCCGATCTGCGGCTGGCCGACGGTGCGCAGGTGCCGTTGCGGCCGGCGAACTTCGTCAGCGGCCCCGAGGCCATGCCGGTGGTGTTCACCCCAACCAAGCGGGTCCTGAGCTAG